The genomic segment ATGGCCTTGGATACTGGGGCGTCCAGTGTACTCCGACCGGTAACCTCAAAGAACTGGAAGAGATGATGCGCTCGAGTCAAAGCTTTGATATCGCATTTGTGCACGTCAACCAGGGCTGCGAGCGCCAGATAGCTCCCATTCTTAAAATTCGCAACCTCCCGGCTGTCGCCGTTGCCAAACAATTCATACCTGATCATGATACTCTGGGTGCGGCCGCTTTCCTGTTTAAGCCCATCAGCATTCAAAAACTCATGGATACCCTGGAGATGCTGCAGAATACGGCAACCCCGTCTCTCGAGCCCGAGCAGGCGCGTCTGCGTACACGTTTACAATCAGTTTGTCCCGATGTGCTGCTTGCAGAAGACAATGCCGTTAACCGGCTCTTGATGAATTCACTGCTGGCCGGACACGCACGGGTGGTCGCGGTATCGGATGGGGAAGAAGCCGTGGCACTGTGCGATACCAAGCGTTTCCATGCGATTCTTCTTGATTTACAGATGCCGCGCATGGGGGGACTCGAGGCCGCTTCGCGCATCCGTCATGCCTCGCTGTTAAACCGCGATACTCCCATCGCGGTTATCAGCGCGAACAGTACTGACCTGCATGCCGAACAACTGCAAAAAGCCGGGGTGAGCCTGTGCCTGCAAAAGCCTGTGGATGAGAAAGAGCTGTTTGAGTACCTGCTTGATGCCCTGCACCAGGCGCAAAATGCCGTCATTGACTGGCCGGTCTGTCTGCAAAAAGCATCTAATAATGAGGCACTTGCCCGCGAATTTATGGCGCGCTTTGTAGAGGATTTGGTAAAAGAGCGTCCTGAATTCGTCCGTTTTTTTGCCACCAATCAAGTCAAAGCGCTGGAAAATGCCGCGCACAGGCTCCATGGAGCCTGCTGCTTTTGCGGGGTGCCAAAGCTGATGGAGCAGGTGGTGCTCCTTGAAACCAGCGCACGCGGCGCCAGTGACTGCGCATCGCTTGAGGATATTTTCCGTGCATTCCTCGAAAGCCTTGATGCAGTAGCTGCTGCGTGGGCAAACGGCGATTTTGCTGCCAGCGCAGCCTCATCCCTGCCGTCAAAAGCCATAGAATCGTCTCACCCATGAAGGAGAAAACATGACCTTGCGCAATGCTATTTATGCTCAATCCGGTGGCGTTACCGCTGTGATTAATGCCTCAGCCTGCGGAGTTTTGCAGACCGCGCGCCTGCATCCCGATAAAATCGGCAAGGTGTATGCCGCAGAGAATGGCATTCTCGGTGCACTGAACAACAAGCTCATCGACACGTCGCTTGAGAGCGATGCCGATATCGCGAAGCTGATGCACACGCCAGGTGGCGCATTTGGTTCCTGCCGTTACAAACTTAAGAATGATGGCGAAGAATTCGAACGCCTTATCGAGGTGTTTCGTGCACACGATATCGGTTATTTTTTCTACAACGGTGGCGGCGATTCCCAGGATACCGCATGGAAAGTGTCCCAGATTGGCTCCCGCATGGGGTATCCCATCACCTGTGTCGGTATTCCCAAAACCGTAGATAACGACCTGCCCTTCACGGACTGCTGTCCAGGCTTTGGTTCTGTCGCCAAATATGTCGCGGTTTCAACACGTGAGGCGGGGTTTGACGTTGCCTCCATGGCGGCCACCTCGACAAAAGTTTTCATTCTTGAAGTCATGGGACGGCACGCCGGCTGGATTGCCGCAGCAGCAGGCCTTGCCGGCTCGAGTGCCGCCGAGCCGCCGCACCTGATTCTATTTCCAGAAGTCGCTTTTGACGCGTCACGCTTTCTGGAAAAGGTCGATGCCTGCGTACGCGACCATGGCTATTGTGTCGTAGTAGCCTCTGAAGGCATTCGTAACGAGGACGGTAAATTTTTGAGTGATGCCGGCCTTCGTGACGCGTTTGGCCACGCGCAGCTTGGAGGTGTAGCACCGGTACTGGCAAGCCTTGTGAAAGAAAAGCTTGGGTATAAATACCACTGGGCAGTGGCAGACTATCTGCAGCGCGCCGCACGCCATGTGGCATCGAGTGTGGACGTGGAACAGGCGTATGCACTTGGGCGCGCCGCGGTAGAGCTCGCGCTTGCCGGACAGCATGCCGTCATGCCCATTATTCGCCGTGAAAGCGACAGCCCCTACCGCTGGTCAATCGATTCTGTCAGTCTCGAAAAAGTCGCCAACCAGGAAAAAACCCTGCCGGCAGACTATATACGGGATGACGGTTTTGGCATTACCGAGGCCTGCAGGCGCTATCTGCAACCGCTGATTCAGGGAGAAGCCGCACTGCCATGGCGTGACGGTTTACCCGATTATGTGCGCTTGAAAAACATTCGCGTTGAGAGCGCCTGAGTCACCGGCTCAGGATGCATTTAAGTCGCTGACTCGACACATCTGTGGCACATAGCGGTTTTCTTCAGGCGACTTGACCGAGCAGCGCCAGGTCAGGGCGCCTGAGCCTCTGGGAGACTCCACAGGCGTCAGCAGCAGCTCCACGTCCATGGCTACCGGCTGCATGCGAATGGTAATAATCCCGGTTTTTGGGGCAACCGTAATGGTTTTGACATTTTCGGTTGCTCCAGAAAACGTATACCCGATGTTCTCGGCGGTAATGGCTTCAAGACCGCCCGCGGTTTGCGCGGCTTCCACCACAGACGTTTTTGCGGCTGTGGCAAGATTGAGCCCCTCCATCACCCGCGCACGCACAGTGTAATCGCGATAGGCGGGTACAGCGATGGCTGCCAGGATACCGATGATGGCAAGCACTATCATCAGTTCTATGAGTGTGAATCCTTTTTGTTTCATGTTTTTTTTCCGTTTGCGAACCTGCTGTCTCAAGGATAGGCGAAAAACATCCATTGTGCGAGTGGAAAGTGCGAATCGTGCGCGGTATACTCTCCGAAACCACGAAAGAGCCTTCGCATGTCCCGTAAAGACCGCTTATTGTCCACCCTCTCAGAGGCCATCCTCTGCGAGCATCTCAGCATTGATGACGAATCTTCCGGCCATCAGGTACCGGCAGGTGCTGAAACCCACTTTAAGGTGGTTATGGTGTCCGAGGCGTTCACAGGGCTGTCGCGTGTCGCACGCCATCGCCTGATTAACGGATTGTGCGATGCTGAACGGGCTTCAGGTCTGCATGCACTGTCACTGCATCTATACACCCCTGATGAGTGGAAATGTCGCTCACAGCAGGCTCCTGATTCACCCGCCTGTAGCAGGGCACGGCACAAGTCCGGGGATTGACTTCACAAAGTGAGGCATGCAAAATCGACCGTTTAGCAGAATTCGGCGCAAGGCCGCGCATCGGCAGCAGGTGAACATGAAAGAAGGCACGGCCCGACAAATTTCCGTTTTTGCCCTTGTGCTCCTTATCACAGGCGCCATTGACAGCATCCGCAACCTGCCCACAACCGCACTCTTCGGCTCTACCCTTCTCTTTTTTTTCACGTTTTCTGCCATTGTCTTCCTGATACCCGTGGCACTCGTTTCTGCGGAACTCTCATCCACCTTTGCCGATGAAGAAGGCGGGGTTTACAGCTGGGTCAGACGGGCGTTCGGCGAAAATGCCGCGTTCTTTACCATCTGGCTGCAGTGGATTAACACGATGGTCTGGTACCCCACCATCCTGTCTTTTATTGCCGGCACACTCGCCTGGCTGATTAACCCGGCACTCGCCCAAAATAAGCTCTATCTCGTGAGTGTGATTCTCATTGTGTTCTGGTCACTGACCCTCGTGGGGCTCTCCGGCCTGCGTGCGTCAGCCGCATTTGCCAGTTTTTGTGCCATCATCGGCATGATTCTGCCCATGGGCTTTATTATCCTGCTGGCCATTATCTGGGTGATTCAGGGGCAACCTCTGGCGATTGATTTACATCCACAAAACCTTCTGCCACGCTGGGGCGACATGCAGTCCTGGGTGTCACTGACCGCCATCATGACGTCTTTTCTCGGTATGGAGCTAGCAGCGGTACACGTACGCGATGTGCGTGACCCGCAGCGTAATTTCCCGCGTGCCATGCTCTATTCGGTGCTGCTCATTCTCACCACCATGATTCTTGGCTCGCTCGCCATTGCGGTCGTACTGCCGCATGATAAGATTAACCTCGTTGAAGGCGTGATGCAGGCTTTTGGAAACTTCTTTGCTGTCTGGCACCTCGAGTGGCTGCTGCCCCTTATTCCCATACTGTTGCTGATTGGAAGCCTTGGCAGCATGGTGAACTGGATTATTTCCCCGGCCAAGGGTCTGCTGCTGGCTGCTGATAATGGCTTTTTGCCACATTGGCTTTACCGTCGAAACCGCCACGGCATCGCCTCGCGCATCCTGCTGCTGCAGGCCATCCTTGTGACGCTGCTCTGCTCAGGATTTCTGCTCTTTCCAGGTATCAATGCCATTTATTGGCTGTTTACGGATTTGAGTACCGAACTTTATATCATGATGTATGTTATGTTGTTTCTGGCGGCCTTGCGCATTAAAAAACGTTTTCCAGACATCAGGCGCCCTTTTGCAATTCCAGGCGGAAAGCCCGGATTTTACACGGCCTGCCTGCTTGGGCTCGCAGGATGTACGATTACCCTTATTGTCGGCTTTATTCCGCCGGAAAGCAGTGTCGGTGCTGAAGGCACTTCACACTACCCCCTGGTCTTTGGCTGTGGTATTGCACTGATGCTCGCACCGGCGCTGCTGCTTTACTGGCGAAAACGCATCTGCCTGAGCGCCAAATAAAAGCTTGTCAGCGCAATTAACGATCATTAGACTGTCAGGCAAGAGCCAGGGTTTTCTTAAGGTTTGTTCGTTATACTGAAAACCTGCAGTTTGCCATACGGTGGCGAAGGGGGAGTTTTATGACACAGTTCAAAGAAGAGCCCGGTTTTCTCTCAAGATTACTCTCGCGCAACGCATCCCCCGAAGCCCCCCCACCGGCGCCGCCAGAAGACGCTGAACCCGAGGGAGCACGTTTCCTCACAAGGGTTGCAGATTTTTTCTCGTTTAACAGTAGAACTGATACGCCTGCAGCCGTGCTGACTGAAGCATCGGCATCTTCATCAAGCAATGTATCCAGCGCCAGGAGCCCGTCTAAAAGGGTACACGGAAAGTCTCGACACAGAAAACCAGCAGCAATTGCCGAGCACCCACTGGCGTCTGTTATTGATTATCTCGAGAATGGGCTGTGGGCCCTGTATCATAACGAGACAACTGCCAGCTCTTCAGCGACTCCCGCCATGCCGAAACGCATTGAGAAGATGCTCATCGAGGTTACTAAATGGTGGAATCAGGAGCGGGCACGTAACGCTGACACTGACGGACTCAATGAAACCTTATTTCTCAGCAAATGCTTTAGTTTTGCAACGGGCAATCAGCTCGTTACAGACCTGCTGGCCCCCGCGCCAGACAGCAGGAAACCCCCTCTGTACCACGCCTTAAGAGACTCTATCAAAAGACTCTTTCCAAACGCGCCCAAAACCTGGAACGTGTGTGACCTCCATTTGATGTCTGAATTACCTGAAAATTTTGGAAGTTTTAAAAACAGCTACATCTTTATTGGAAGCAATGATCCTAATAAGCTGTATTATGTAGATCCATCCGGGGAGCATAGTGAAGTAAGAATTAATGATTTCTTTCTGTTAAAACATGAAATAAACAGTCTCCGAGAGCGCAATGAGGATAAATTACCTCTCAGTGCTGCGCAAATTACCAGCGTCATAACATCAAATGGAGGCCACACCCCCTGCATGATTGACGCTGAAGCCGCCAGGACCGCTTTAAGGCGTCATTTAGAAGCACTTGTGTATTATGCGGATTATCTTGATACGCTAACTTGTCGACAAGCGATTCTGACACCCTTTACGAATTTATCTACCCACTCCCGCTTACTGCTTGAGGCACTGATTACCGCATATCCAGAGCTCAATGCCAGCGAAGAAGTCTTTGCGAACTGGAAGCCCTATCTGACAAATCTTCAAGAAACCATTGAAAAACTTCCGCAATCCCGGCGAGAGCCCCTCACAGCGTTGTGTGATGCGATTAGCGATCATCTGGACAATGGTCGTGTCTCACAGTTTTTACCAGGGCGTACCCTTTCTCACGAAAAGATTGAACCACTTGTTTCCGCCATCCCCAAATGCGTACCCCAGGATGGCGACCTCACTCGAGAGGCGCTTTCTGAAGCCTGTGCTGTGGCCGAAGCACTGGGACAGCACATGGCTAAATTTACGCAAGCCCTTCAAGAAAGGGCCGCCCGCGATGCAAAGGAAGCTGCAGCAAAGAAAGCGCTTGACGAGGCAGAAGCACTGTTTGCAACCGAGCGACATACGGTCAAAGCGCTGCTTAAAAAAAATAGTACTTTGTTGACGGAGTTGAATAAGGCCATCGTCAAACTCTACGGACTGCCCGAGATCCATCCAGGGCAGGAGACTTTGCAAATGGTCACCGCCGCTTACAGGGAGAAAGAGCGTGCCGAGGCTTTTAGAGATGCCACTTTTACGCCTCAGGCAACAAGCTCCAGTTCCAGCTCCCAAAACGAGCCGCCCGAGGACAGACATGCGTGGCTTAAGCAAATATTGTTGAATAACCAACACATTACGCCCAAATTGGAAGCGTTAATTTCCGCGGCTGGCGAATACATAGAGTTGTTGACGAAAATTTTTAACACGGAATCTGAAAACCAGTTAAGACGTGCAGAGGCTCTTGAAATTGAGCTTGGTGCGCTGGTGGGTAATGATAACAAGGCAATTCAGTCTTTAAGAACTGCAGCGAGCAGGCAAAGACAGATATCAAAGGACCCCATCCATCTTAATGAATTGAGAGTCGATGTTGACCGCTATTGTGCATGCCTGACCTCATTGTTTGTAAAAGAATACTGGCCCAGGGTAAGTGTGGGCTTGAAAGCAAATTGCACAAGAAAGATTAACGAGCTTGATGCCCGCATTATCGAGCCAGTCGCGGTGGATGGGCACCGTGATAATCCTTATACTTCGGCGATAATAAGAGGCAACACCTCCCTTAAGGAGCGTATGGCCGCGCTGCGTGCGCGGCTATCGGAGCTTACATTCGAAAATAGAAAAGAATGGAATCAAGAAATTCGCTGCGGATTGGCAAACGCTGAAAGGCTCCTTGTCGAGCTCGGGCTGACCCGAGAAAAGCGACTGGCCTGGGAACAGGTCCAAGAAAAGATTGTAGTTTTAGAGGGCTACCAGCACCACCTGAGCTTTACTGGAAACACATGCAACCCTTATCACGAGCGTAATTTTTGCCACACATTAGACTTGAGCCAGCTGAGCACGGACCTGGCAAGCCTGATTGGTCGCTTTAGAGGGCTGCAGGAAGCATTGCAAAGCGTATCGACTACACCAGCCATCGTGGGTCAAAGTCATCCTGCCATAACGAACATGCGAACTTGGGAGCGTATGGCAGAAGATCAAGATCTCCAGAGTGATTTTGAGCGATGCACGGCAACCGCTAATCAACGCATTGC from the Legionella geestiana genome contains:
- a CDS encoding 6-phosphofructokinase, whose product is MTLRNAIYAQSGGVTAVINASACGVLQTARLHPDKIGKVYAAENGILGALNNKLIDTSLESDADIAKLMHTPGGAFGSCRYKLKNDGEEFERLIEVFRAHDIGYFFYNGGGDSQDTAWKVSQIGSRMGYPITCVGIPKTVDNDLPFTDCCPGFGSVAKYVAVSTREAGFDVASMAATSTKVFILEVMGRHAGWIAAAAGLAGSSAAEPPHLILFPEVAFDASRFLEKVDACVRDHGYCVVVASEGIRNEDGKFLSDAGLRDAFGHAQLGGVAPVLASLVKEKLGYKYHWAVADYLQRAARHVASSVDVEQAYALGRAAVELALAGQHAVMPIIRRESDSPYRWSIDSVSLEKVANQEKTLPADYIRDDGFGITEACRRYLQPLIQGEAALPWRDGLPDYVRLKNIRVESA
- a CDS encoding pilin, which encodes MKQKGFTLIELMIVLAIIGILAAIAVPAYRDYTVRARVMEGLNLATAAKTSVVEAAQTAGGLEAITAENIGYTFSGATENVKTITVAPKTGIITIRMQPVAMDVELLLTPVESPRGSGALTWRCSVKSPEENRYVPQMCRVSDLNAS
- a CDS encoding BolA family protein; protein product: MSRKDRLLSTLSEAILCEHLSIDDESSGHQVPAGAETHFKVVMVSEAFTGLSRVARHRLINGLCDAERASGLHALSLHLYTPDEWKCRSQQAPDSPACSRARHKSGD
- a CDS encoding APC family permease translates to MKEGTARQISVFALVLLITGAIDSIRNLPTTALFGSTLLFFFTFSAIVFLIPVALVSAELSSTFADEEGGVYSWVRRAFGENAAFFTIWLQWINTMVWYPTILSFIAGTLAWLINPALAQNKLYLVSVILIVFWSLTLVGLSGLRASAAFASFCAIIGMILPMGFIILLAIIWVIQGQPLAIDLHPQNLLPRWGDMQSWVSLTAIMTSFLGMELAAVHVRDVRDPQRNFPRAMLYSVLLILTTMILGSLAIAVVLPHDKINLVEGVMQAFGNFFAVWHLEWLLPLIPILLLIGSLGSMVNWIISPAKGLLLAADNGFLPHWLYRRNRHGIASRILLLQAILVTLLCSGFLLFPGINAIYWLFTDLSTELYIMMYVMLFLAALRIKKRFPDIRRPFAIPGGKPGFYTACLLGLAGCTITLIVGFIPPESSVGAEGTSHYPLVFGCGIALMLAPALLLYWRKRICLSAK